The following proteins come from a genomic window of Chanos chanos chromosome 15, fChaCha1.1, whole genome shotgun sequence:
- the vps26bl gene encoding vacuolar protein sorting-associated protein 26B-like: protein MSFFSFGQSAEIDVVLNDAETRKKAEHKTEDGKKDKYFLFYDGETVSGKVNVTLKTPGKRLEHQGIKIEFIGQIELYYDRGNHHEFVSLVKDLARPGEMTQSQTFDFEFTHVEKPYESYTGQNVKLRYFLRATISRRLNDISKEMDIVVHTLSTYPELNSSIKMEVGIEDCLHIEFEYNKSKYHLKDVIVGKIYFLLVRIKIKHMEIDIIKRETTGTGPNVYHENDTIAKYEIMDGAPVRGESIPIRLFLAGYEMTPTMRDINKKFSVRYYLNLVLIDEEERRYFKQQEITLWRKGDIVRKSMSHQAAIASQRFEGSANAEKALSQAKEDSS from the exons ATGAGCTTCTTTAGTTTTGGTCAAAGTGCAGAAATTGATGTAGTTTTGAATGATGCTGAGACGAGAAAAAAAGCGGAGCACAAGACAGAAGAtggaaaaaaggacaaatatttTCTATTCTACGATGGTGAGACGGTATCAGGGAAAGTCAACGTTACACTCAAGACTCCAGGGAAAAGACTTGAGCATCAAGGAATAAAAATCGAATTCATTGGACAGATTG AACTCTATTATGACAGAGGGAATCATCACGAGTTTGTGTCTCTTGTGAAGGACCTCGCTCGGCCGGGTGAGATGACCCAATCGCAGACGTTTGACTTTGAATTCACGCATGTGGAGAAGCCCTACGAGTCATATACCGGCCAGAACGTTAAACTACG ataTTTTTTAAGAGCAACAATCAGTCGGAGACTGAACGACATCAGTAAAGAGATGGACATTGTTGTACACACGCTCAGTACATATCCAGAACTGAACTCCTCGATAAAAATGGAGGTCGGAATCGAAGACTGCCTCCATATTGAATTCGAATATAACAAGTCCAA GTATCACCTGAAAGATGTGATAGTGGGGAAGATCTACTTCCTGCTGGTGCGGATCAAAATCAAACATATGGAGATTGACATCATTAAACGGGAAACAACCGGGACCGGTCCTAATGTCTACCATGAAAACGACACCATCGCAAAGTATGAGATCATGGATGGAGCTCCTGTCAGAG GGGAGTCCATCCCAATCCGGTTGTTCCTGGCCGGTTATGAGATGACACCAACTATGAGAGACATCAATAAGAAGTTCTCAGTGCGTTATTATCTCAACCTGGTGCTGATTGACGAGGAGGAAAGACGTTACTTCAAACAACAG GAGATAACGCTTTGGAGGAAGGGGGACATTGTGAGGAAAAGCATGTCTCACCAAGCTGCTATTGCATCCCAGCGTTTCGAAGGCTCGGCCAATGCTGAAAAAGCGCTTTCCCAGGCCAAGGAAGACAGCAGCTAA